ATTCGCAGCTCACAGCGTCGTGGGAGAGATGCGCTGCGAGACCCTGTCAGGTTCACTAACCCCGCGTCGGGTTCTCCGAAGTCGTGTCAGTTTCGCCGACCTTGTCGGCCGAGTCGACCTGAGTCCGGCCGGGCCGAACTGAGGTCAGCAATCCTGACAGGGCTCGCCACGCGAACCATGCGCCTGCAGGGGCCGGGGGGCACGGGACCGAACCGGGACCGGGGGCACGGGACCGAACCGGGCTGCGCCGTCGAGCACGCGACACTCAGCCGCGCGCGGCCCACCACGCATGGAGCGCCTCGCGGGCGGCGTCCTCGCCGATCGGGCCGCGCTCCATGCGCAGGTCGAGCAGGAACCGGTATGCCTCGCCCACCACCGGGCCGGCCGGGATGCCGAGGGCCGCCATGATCTGCTGGCCGTCGAGGTCGGGGCGGATCGCCTTGAGCTCCTCCTGCTCCCGCAGCTGGGCGATGCGGTCCTCGAGGTCGTCGTAGGCGGCGGAGAGCCGCATGGCCTTGCGCTGGTTCCGCGTGGTGCAGTCGGCCCGGGTGAGCCGGTGCAGCCGCTCGAGCAGCGGGCCGGCGTCGGTGACGTACCGCCGCACCGCGGAGTCGGTCCACGCGCCTTCGCCGTATCCGTGGAAGCGCAGGTGCAGCTCCACGAGGCGGCTGACGTCCTTGACGGTCTGCTTGTCGAACCGCAGAGCCTTGAGCCTGCGGGCGGTGAGCTTGGCACCGACCAGCTCGTGGTGGTGGAAGCTGACCCCGCCACCCGGCTCGAACCGGCGGGTGGCGGGCTTACCGACGTCGTGCATGACCGCGGCGAGGCGCAGCACCAGGTCCGGCGCCGGAACCGCCCCACCCGGTTCCGTCTCCAGCGCGATCGCCTGGTCCAGGACCGTGAGGGTGTGCTCGTAGACGTCCTTGTGCCGGCGGTGCTCGTCGACGGTGGCCTGCAGCTCGGCGAGCTCGGGCAGCACGACGTCGGCGACGCCCGTGTAGACCATGACCTCCAGCCCACGGCGCGGCCAGCGGGAGATCAGGAGCCGCTCGAGCTCGGCGCGGACCCGCTCGGCCGAGACGATCTCCAGCCGGGCGGCCATGTCGGTCATCGCCGACATGACCTCCGGCGCGACGTCGAAGCCCAGCTGGGCGGTGAACCGGGCGGCACGCATGATGCGCAGGGGGTCGTCGTCGAAGGACTGCGTGGGCGTGGCCGGCGTGCGCAGCACGTGCTCGGCGAGGTCCGTCATGCCGCCGGTGGGATCGACGAACTCCAGCGACGGCACCCGCACGGCCATCGCGTTGACGGTGAAGTCCCGCCGGGTCAGGTCGCCCTCCAGGCTGTCGCCGTACTGCACGGCCGGCTTGCGTGAGCCCACCTCGTACGCCTCGGTGCGGTAGGTGGTGACCTCGACGACGACGTCAGCCTTGCGGGCGCCGATGGTGCCGAACTCCTTGCCGATGTCCCAGCTGGTGTCGGCCCACCGGTCCAGGAGCCGCTCGGTCTCGTCGGGGCGGGCGGACGTGGCGAAGTCGAGGTCGTGGGAAACCTCACCGAGGAACGCGTCCCGGACCGGGCCGCCCACGAGGGCCAGCTCGTGCCCGGCGTCGGCGAAGACCTGGCCGAGCTCGAGCACCGCCGGCGGAAGTGACGCGAACGCCGCCAGCGCACGGCGCTGCAGGTCGACGATCCGGGAGGTGGCGGCGGAGCTGGTGAAGTCGGGGCTGAGCACCGCCCAAGACTGCCACGCCGCTCCGGTGGTGCCCACACACCCGGGCAATGCCCGGATCATTACAGTGGCCACATGCCTGCCGTATTCCCTGTGCCGCGCCCCCAGGTGCCGCGGCCACCCAGGAGCCGGCCGGTGAATGCGCGCTCGACCTCCCTTCCGGTGGTGGACGAGACCTCCGCCGGC
This window of the Georgenia yuyongxinii genome carries:
- a CDS encoding CCA tRNA nucleotidyltransferase; its protein translation is MIRALPGCVGTTGAAWQSWAVLSPDFTSSAATSRIVDLQRRALAAFASLPPAVLELGQVFADAGHELALVGGPVRDAFLGEVSHDLDFATSARPDETERLLDRWADTSWDIGKEFGTIGARKADVVVEVTTYRTEAYEVGSRKPAVQYGDSLEGDLTRRDFTVNAMAVRVPSLEFVDPTGGMTDLAEHVLRTPATPTQSFDDDPLRIMRAARFTAQLGFDVAPEVMSAMTDMAARLEIVSAERVRAELERLLISRWPRRGLEVMVYTGVADVVLPELAELQATVDEHRRHKDVYEHTLTVLDQAIALETEPGGAVPAPDLVLRLAAVMHDVGKPATRRFEPGGGVSFHHHELVGAKLTARRLKALRFDKQTVKDVSRLVELHLRFHGYGEGAWTDSAVRRYVTDAGPLLERLHRLTRADCTTRNQRKAMRLSAAYDDLEDRIAQLREQEELKAIRPDLDGQQIMAALGIPAGPVVGEAYRFLLDLRMERGPIGEDAAREALHAWWAARG